Proteins encoded by one window of Candidatus Nezhaarchaeota archaeon:
- a CDS encoding isoaspartyl peptidase/L-asparaginase, whose translation MKLMLLHGGAGKWDVNEVDRALEVLIHAAETGLSVLDNDGSSLDAVVEAVTYMEYSGVLNAGRGACRDLSGEVSLDAGVMWMDRAGAVAYIKATWNAIKLARVVMEETPHILIVGDGADRLAEVKGLPPLEVIPGKANGDTVGAVALDEKGRLASAVSTGGIKGKMRGRVGDTPIPGAGFWTSKLVASCATGYGEAIIMAQPCRLISTLYEEAKLPLGKALMTSCGFVKAPCGLIALTVNGEAAAATTAEMMPVAIMRDGRIEGHLVKKGLAIEF comes from the coding sequence ATGAAGTTGATGCTGCTACATGGTGGAGCTGGGAAGTGGGATGTCAACGAGGTTGATAGAGCTCTAGAAGTTCTAATACATGCAGCAGAGACTGGTCTAAGTGTACTCGATAATGATGGCTCATCTCTAGACGCAGTTGTTGAAGCGGTTACTTACATGGAGTACAGTGGGGTCCTAAATGCTGGTCGAGGTGCATGCAGAGACTTGTCGGGTGAGGTTAGCCTAGACGCAGGAGTAATGTGGATGGATAGAGCTGGTGCAGTAGCCTACATTAAGGCAACTTGGAATGCGATTAAGCTAGCTAGGGTGGTCATGGAGGAGACACCACACATACTTATAGTTGGGGATGGAGCTGATAGACTAGCTGAAGTCAAGGGCTTACCTCCATTAGAAGTCATTCCCGGTAAAGCTAATGGCGATACTGTTGGTGCTGTAGCTCTAGATGAGAAGGGTAGGTTAGCTTCAGCCGTCAGTACAGGCGGCATTAAGGGGAAGATGCGTGGGAGAGTTGGTGACACACCGATACCAGGGGCTGGCTTCTGGACATCAAAGCTCGTAGCCTCGTGTGCCACGGGTTATGGGGAGGCAATAATAATGGCTCAACCATGTAGATTAATATCAACCTTATACGAAGAAGCCAAGTTACCACTAGGCAAGGCCCTAATGACCTCGTGCGGGTTCGTTAAAGCTCCATGTGGTCTAATAGCACTAACAGTTAATGGTGAGGCTGCAGCAGCAACGACGGCCGAGATGATGCCAGTCGCCATCATGCGAGATGGGAGGATTGAGGGCCACCTGGTCAAGAAGGGGCTTGCAATAGAGTTCTAG
- a CDS encoding MBL fold metallo-hydrolase: protein MTLITLLGTGASEGVPALNCRCESCQEARRVPHAKRMLTSILVLSKTSFLIDAGFDVMDRLGDYDLNFILLTHWHMDHIAGLFRLRWSASPVTIYAPEGGLNSEIKREPRNLRVKLVKPYESFEIEGVKISTIPLIHSIECLGYLIDDGDSRVVTMFDCKGIAERDINTLRSFKANLALIDATEPPGFQGSNHNNVDEAVNIGYKIEAEHIILTHIAHHNMSLTKLTSYVRRFKGVTVAHDNMVLTA from the coding sequence TTGACCTTGATAACTTTACTGGGTACAGGTGCCTCTGAAGGAGTTCCAGCATTGAACTGTAGGTGTGAGAGCTGTCAAGAGGCTAGGAGGGTGCCTCACGCTAAGAGAATGTTGACATCAATATTAGTGTTGAGCAAGACCTCATTCTTAATCGATGCAGGCTTTGATGTGATGGATAGACTCGGAGACTATGACCTAAACTTTATCTTGTTGACGCATTGGCACATGGATCACATTGCAGGCCTATTTAGGCTTAGGTGGTCTGCGAGTCCTGTGACCATCTATGCACCTGAAGGTGGATTAAACAGTGAAATTAAGCGTGAACCTCGTAACCTTAGAGTCAAGCTCGTAAAGCCATATGAGAGTTTTGAGATTGAAGGAGTCAAGATATCGACTATACCATTAATCCACAGCATCGAGTGCCTCGGCTATCTAATAGATGATGGAGACTCAAGGGTAGTAACGATGTTTGACTGTAAAGGCATTGCTGAGAGAGATATCAACACCTTGAGAAGCTTCAAGGCTAATCTAGCTCTCATAGATGCCACAGAGCCGCCAGGCTTCCAAGGATCAAACCACAATAATGTTGATGAAGCCGTCAATATAGGCTATAAGATAGAGGCTGAGCACATAATCTTAACTCACATAGCCCACCACAACATGTCATTAACAAAGCTCACATCTTACGTCAGGAGATTTAAGGGGGTCACAGTAGCACACGACAACATGGTTCTAACAGCTTAG
- a CDS encoding Lrp/AsnC ligand binding domain-containing protein — protein MINACILVRTERGRSDDVVAKIRQIKEAKVVFPTLGRYDVVVDLEAEDFKTLGQVVQRISRLSGVVFTETLVELQA, from the coding sequence ATGATAAATGCATGCATCTTAGTTAGGACTGAAAGAGGTAGAAGTGATGATGTTGTTGCTAAGATAAGGCAGATTAAGGAGGCTAAGGTAGTGTTTCCAACACTTGGTCGATATGACGTGGTCGTCGACTTAGAGGCTGAGGACTTCAAGACTCTTGGTCAAGTCGTTCAAAGGATTAGTAGACTTTCAGGTGTCGTCTTCACAGAGACCCTTGTTGAGCTTCAGGCTTGA
- a CDS encoding MarC family protein codes for MFDELIRSFASLFVIMNPFASIPIFLGVTKDSRYKSKAATQAISVAAGVLFSFLFFGRFILMAFGITLHSLKVGGGIILGILGIQLVLGRSIFEKERKYTPALTLIGTPMLTGPGVITMSMILVETYGHLITALASIVSLTLSWIILRTSEYIYKFAGENAVDIVSRVMGLLLTATATELVISGFQSILGAP; via the coding sequence GTGTTTGATGAGTTGATAAGGTCTTTTGCCTCGCTGTTCGTGATAATGAACCCCTTTGCCAGCATTCCAATATTCTTAGGAGTGACTAAGGATTCAAGGTACAAGAGCAAGGCTGCAACTCAAGCTATAAGTGTTGCAGCTGGAGTTCTCTTCTCCTTCCTGTTCTTTGGTAGGTTCATATTAATGGCCTTCGGCATAACCCTTCACTCCTTGAAAGTCGGCGGGGGCATCATATTAGGGATACTAGGTATTCAACTTGTACTGGGTCGTTCAATTTTTGAGAAGGAGAGGAAGTATACGCCAGCTTTAACCCTCATAGGGACTCCGATGCTTACTGGACCCGGCGTCATAACGATGAGCATGATACTCGTTGAGACCTATGGCCACTTAATAACTGCATTAGCATCTATCGTCTCCTTAACTTTAAGTTGGATCATACTTAGAACTTCAGAGTACATATACAAGTTCGCTGGAGAAAATGCGGTCGACATAGTGTCTAGGGTCATGGGCCTACTGCTCACAGCTACAGCGACAGAACTTGTAATATCTGGTTTTCAATCTATACTAGGAGCTCCATGA